The Rhizoctonia solani chromosome 1, complete sequence sequence GTCCTGGAGAGAGAGTAGAGCAATAGTCGTACGTTGCTAGTAGGGGAAATAGGTTTGAATGAAGCGAGAGCGCGGCCTATGAGATCTGCGACGTTGAAGTTGAGAAAGTGGAGCGCGCTAAAGATGAATGGATTAAAAACAATGGATTCCTCCGATGAGTTAACTGGGAGGATTGAAGTTGTAATTGCCGGAAACATGGCCTATTATGGGTGCATACACACTAAGCTGAATTTGGCATTTCGTTTATTCAAAGGATGCTCTTACCAATGTCACGACGAATACATAGAACACTGCAATGTTATAGTAAGCATTTTTTCGAATGACAATCCAAATGCTTGCGCTCGACATTTGAATGGGCGTAGAAACCCTTCCAAGTAGATAATCGACTTCGGTAGGTATACTTTCAGAGTCACTATTATCCACTTCCGGCTGGGTGGCTCTTTTTGAACATCGTGCGGAATTTTGGGGTGAAGATACGCATAGGCTACAATTCCAGAGCCTATAAAGGCAGCAGCGACCGAAAAGTAGATGATGGAGCTCGTAGCAGCGTCCAGATCAATCAAATCATTAGGTATCCTCAAGGAATAGTCAGGTGCATAGCCCCCTGGATATTCGTGTTTCAGCGAAGTATAAGCAGTGGCGAGCTTGAGTAGCGACACTCCCACGGCCACTAAAGCACCCCCAGTCATATAAGCGGCAATCGCATCGGGACCAAATACTGAGGCCAATGCCACGACGGATGTCTGAAACCAAGATCCAGAAGTTGCCAGCAGAGCACCATTCGTTAGAACGACGGCAAAGAAGGCTCTGGGCGAGAGAGATAACCGAGGAGTGATGGCAAGGAACGTAAGGAGGAGAGTATTCAGACCTAAAGGCAGAACGATTCGGGTCGCTGGGATGGTCTATAGCCAAGCATTCACAAACATCAGCACCTGGCCAATCAGGGACCGAGTCCGAGGAAGCAAACTTACTTCTCGAGCGGTCCAAGTAGCGCAAGCCAATGAGATAAAAGACATAAATGTCCAGGTGACACTGAACCATGAGGCAAAACTGCCAGCGTATGGGGAGTCGCCAAGCCTTGTTAAGAAGTAAGGCATTGCGGTGATCATAGCTAGAAGCACAAATACCTGAGCAAAGATCTGGAGCGGAGGGCGCTCGCTACTCACCATTCCAAGGCATGAGTGAACTGAGCCCGAAAATCGCGAAGCTCAGTTGAACACTTAGCTCCACATATGGGTGCTCTGGAGGCTGTACACGAGCATCTATATCATCTTCCGAGTCATTGAGAGCCAATGAAGTTGCTGCTACGATTGGAGAGACCGGATGTGCGCTAATGCTTAAACGAGAGGTGCGCTTCCCAATCACCGATGGCTCCAGTTGCGACCTTGTAAGCCAAGTCCGTCAGTCACGAATTAAATCGTTAAATTGAAATAAGGCACAAACATAGTGTCCAGAGGAAAGTCGATACTACAGTGGGATGAAGTTGGTTGTCTGGTTGAATTGTCTGACTATAGGTCGTGTGAGGTCATCATGCTCATAAACTCAATGATTATCTCATCAATAGCATGGCGACCGGCGCTTAGTAGGTGTGACGCGCCACGTCCCTCCGCAGCTATCATCTTAATCCGAAACACAACTGTATTTTTGTATCTCTGTCTCTCAAGCATAGACTTGTGTCTATAAGCAGTATACCGTAGCTAGTAGCAGCTATGGCCTCTCACCGGCGACCGCGGGCTCCTTCGCCGACACCCGACCATCTGACTGCGTCATATGCACCAACCCTTCAACCTCGGTTTCCGGTCCGACCAAACGATCACCTTGACGCAGACGAACGAAGGGCCAATGCTCAACCTGGAAAATTAAGAAAACATCACATTGGTGGGCTGAATTTGGCACCGGCCGAATGGAAAATCCTTGTCATAGTGGTCATCATCGCGTCGTTTGTGAGGTTATACAAGATCTCATAC is a genomic window containing:
- a CDS encoding Nucleoside transporter → MPWNAMITAMPYFLTRLGDSPYAGSFASWFSVTWTFMSFISLACATWTARETIPATRIVLPLGLNTLLLTFLAITPRLSLSPRAFFAVVLTNGALLATSGSWFQTSVVALASVFGPDAIAAYMTGGALVAVGVSLLKLATAYTSLKHEYPGGYAPDYSLRIPNDLIDLDAATSSIIYFSVAAAFIGSGIVAYAYLHPKIPHDVQKEPPSRKVSTPIQMSSASIWIVIRKNAYYNIAVFYVFVVTLAMFPAITTSILPVNSSEESIVFNPFIFSALHFLNFNVADLIGRALASFKPISPTSNVRLLLYSLSRTIFIPLLLLCNVQHKPTFESVVDASSKPIINSDIAYMFILFAFGVTNGHVSTLVLMAAPSKLMNPNLELYESKTAARVAQFCLVGGLVAGSAASFGLHAIQCRCNPFLDQ